In a genomic window of Poecilia reticulata strain Guanapo linkage group LG22, Guppy_female_1.0+MT, whole genome shotgun sequence:
- the LOC103458227 gene encoding Ig kappa chain V19-17-like isoform X2 — translation MNRIFIFSFLAGLSLGLEVHQSHSDLIKKAGDEVHIFCTHERTDYRVILWYQQSPGDTAIKLIGYLYFKDATMEDGYKKDFXISGDLGGDTAKNGSLTIQTVKQDHSAVYYCAAREAQ, via the exons ATGAACCGGATCTTTATCTTCTCTTTCCTTGCAG GTCTCAGTTTGGGGCTTGAGGTCCATCAGTCCCACTCTGATCTCATCAAAAAAGCTGGTGATGAAGTTCACATTTTCTGCACCCATGAAAGAACCGACTACAGAGTGATCCTATGGTACCAACAGTCACCTGGAGACACGGCCATCAAGCTCATCGGATATTTGTACTTCAAAGATGCGACTATGGAAGACGGATACAAAAAGGACTTTGRGATCTCTGGAGACCTTGGAGGGGAYACGGCGAAGAACGGATCCCTGACGATCCAAACTGTGAAACAGGATCACTCTGCCGTTTACTACTGTGCTGCAAGAGAAGCACAATGA
- the LOC103458227 gene encoding Ig kappa chain V19-17-like isoform X1, with protein MICIFVFSCLASLSLGLEVHQSHSDLIKKAGDEVHIFCTHERTDYRVILWYQQSPGDTAIKLIGYLYFKDATMEDGYKKDFXISGDLGGDTAKNGSLTIQTVKQDHSAVYYCAAREAQ; from the exons ATGATCTGCATCTTTGTCTTCTCATGTCTTGCAA GTCTCAGTTTGGGGCTTGAGGTCCATCAGTCCCACTCTGATCTCATCAAAAAAGCTGGTGATGAAGTTCACATTTTCTGCACCCATGAAAGAACCGACTACAGAGTGATCCTATGGTACCAACAGTCACCTGGAGACACGGCCATCAAGCTCATCGGATATTTGTACTTCAAAGATGCGACTATGGAAGACGGATACAAAAAGGACTTTGRGATCTCTGGAGACCTTGGAGGGGAYACGGCGAAGAACGGATCCCTGACGATCCAAACTGTGAAACAGGATCACTCTGCCGTTTACTACTGTGCTGCAAGAGAAGCACAATGA